A segment of the Streptomyces sp. NBC_01235 genome:
GGCCGCGAAGATACCCGTGGTCGGCCTCAACTCCGGTGTCAGCGAGTGGAAGAACCTCGGTCTGATGGAGTTCTTCGGCCAGGACGAGACCGTGGCCGGCGAGGCCCTCGGCAACCGGCTCAACTCCGAAGGCGCCAAGAAGGCCGTCTGTGTCATCCAGGAGCAGGGCAACATCGGCCTCACCCAGCGTTGTGCCGGCGTGAAGAAGACGTTCTCGGGCACGACGGAGACCCTCTACGTCAACGGCACGGACATGCCGTCGGTGAAGTCGACGATCACCGCCAAGCTGAGCCAGGACAAGGCCATCGACTACGTCGTCACCCTCGGAGCCCCGTTCGCGCTGACCGCGGTGCAGTCCGCGTCCGACGCGGGCAGCAAGGCCAAGATCGCGACCTTCGACCTCAACAAGGACCTGACGAGCGCCATCAGCAAGGGCACGATCCAGTTTGCCGTCGACCAGCAGCCCTACCTCCAGGGCTACCTGGCGATCGACTCGCTGTGGCTCTACAAGAACAACGGCAACTACATGGGCGGCGGTGAGCAGCCGGTGCTGACGGGCCCCGCCTTCGTGGACAAGTCCAACGTCGACGCGGTCGCCTCGTTCGCCGCGAAGGGCACCCGGTGATGAGCATGACCCAGCATGCCGAGCCGGCGGTGACCACACCGCCGGCCCCCGGCCGCAAGGACAGCGACGGCCGGACCGCTCGACGTTCCCTGGCCATACGGCTGTTGGCGCGCCCCGAGGTGGGCGTGTTCCTCGGTGCCGTCGCGGTGTACGTGTTCTTCCTGATCACCGCGCCGCCGGTGCGTGACGGCAGCTCGATGGCCAACATCCTGTACCAGTCGTCGACGATCGGGATCATGGCCCTGCCGGTCGCGCTGCTGATGATCGGCGGCGAGTTCGACCTCTCGGCCGGTGTCGCCGTCATCACCTCGGCGCTCACCGCGAGCATGCTCAGCTACCAACTGACCATGAACGTCTGGGTCGGTGTGGTCGTCGCGCTCCTGGTGTCCCTCGCCGTCGGCTTCTTCAACGGCTGGATGGTGGTCAAGACCGGACTGCCGAGCTTCCTGATCACCCTGGGCACCTTCCTGATCCTGCAGGGCGTCAACCTCGCGGTGACCAAGCTGGTGACCACCAACGTGGCCACCGACGACATCAGCGACATGGACGGCTTCGGCCAGGCCAGGAAGGTCTTCGCGTCGTCCTTCGACGTCGGCGGCGTCCAGGTGAAGATCACCATCGTGTACTGGCTGGTCTTCGCGGCCATCGCCACCTGGGTGCTGCTGCGCACGAAGTACGGCAACTGGATCTTCGCGGTCGGCGGCAACAAGGAGAGCGCGCGGGCGGTCGGCGTGCCCGTGGCCTTCACGAAGATCTCGCTGTTCATGCTGGTCGGCTTCGGTGCCTGGTTCGTCGGCATGCACCAGTTGTTCACGTTCAACACCGTGCAGTCCGGCGAGGGCGTCGGCCAGGAGTTGATCTACATCTCCGCGGCGGTGATCGGCGGCTGTCTGCTGACCGGCGGCGCCGGCAGCGCGATCGGCCCGGTCTTCGGCGCGTTCATGTTCGGCATGGTGCAGCAGGGCATCGTCTACGCCGGCTGGAACCCCGACTGGTTCAAGGCCTTCCTCGGCGTGATGCTCCTCGGCGCCGTCCTGATCAATCTGTGGGTCAGCCGCACGGCGACCCGGAGGTGACCCGAATGACCACCAGCAACGGAACCGGCACGCACGGCGCGATCATCGCGGACACCGTCCCCGAGGACGGCGACCGCGCGCTCGTCGAGCTGCGCAACGCCGGCAAGTCGTACGGCAACATCCGTGCCCTGCACGGCGTCGACCTGAAGGTCCACCCCGGCAAGGTGACCTGCGTCCTGGGCGACAACGGCGCCGGCAAGTCCACCCTCATCAAGATCATCTCCGGACTGCACCAGCACACCGAGGGCGAGTTCCTCGTCGACGGCGAACCGGTGCGCTTCTCCACCCCCCGCGAAGCGCTCGACAAGGGCATCGCCACGGTCTACCAGGACCTGGCCACCGTGCCGCTGATGCCGGTGTGGCGCAACTTCTTCCTCGGCTCCGAGATGACCAAGGGCCCCTGGCCCGTGCGCCGTCTCGACATCGAGAGGATGAAGAAGACCGCCGACCACGAACTGCGCGAGATGGGCATCGTCCTCGACGACCTCGAACAGCCCATCGGGACCCTCTCCGGCGGCCAGCGCCAGTGC
Coding sequences within it:
- a CDS encoding ATP-binding cassette domain-containing protein, translated to MTTSNGTGTHGAIIADTVPEDGDRALVELRNAGKSYGNIRALHGVDLKVHPGKVTCVLGDNGAGKSTLIKIISGLHQHTEGEFLVDGEPVRFSTPREALDKGIATVYQDLATVPLMPVWRNFFLGSEMTKGPWPVRRLDIERMKKTADHELREMGIVLDDLEQPIGTLSGGQRQCVAIARAVYFGARVLILDEPTAALGVKQSGVVLKYIAAARDRGLGVIFITHNPHHAYMVGDHFSVLRLGTMELSADRSQVSLEELTNHMAGGTELAALKHELAQVRGVDVEKLPEEKDLTAPVAGPAEGRP
- a CDS encoding ABC transporter permease, giving the protein MSMTQHAEPAVTTPPAPGRKDSDGRTARRSLAIRLLARPEVGVFLGAVAVYVFFLITAPPVRDGSSMANILYQSSTIGIMALPVALLMIGGEFDLSAGVAVITSALTASMLSYQLTMNVWVGVVVALLVSLAVGFFNGWMVVKTGLPSFLITLGTFLILQGVNLAVTKLVTTNVATDDISDMDGFGQARKVFASSFDVGGVQVKITIVYWLVFAAIATWVLLRTKYGNWIFAVGGNKESARAVGVPVAFTKISLFMLVGFGAWFVGMHQLFTFNTVQSGEGVGQELIYISAAVIGGCLLTGGAGSAIGPVFGAFMFGMVQQGIVYAGWNPDWFKAFLGVMLLGAVLINLWVSRTATRR
- a CDS encoding sugar ABC transporter substrate-binding protein translates to MDSSSPSRSRRIAPVVAMAAAVALTLAGCSSSSGGKKSEESADGASAGKASTPQMTVALVTHQSPGDTFWDIVRKGAEAAAAKDNVKLVYSADPNAGNQATLIQNAIDQKVDGIAVTLAKPDALKDVVAKAKAAKIPVVGLNSGVSEWKNLGLMEFFGQDETVAGEALGNRLNSEGAKKAVCVIQEQGNIGLTQRCAGVKKTFSGTTETLYVNGTDMPSVKSTITAKLSQDKAIDYVVTLGAPFALTAVQSASDAGSKAKIATFDLNKDLTSAISKGTIQFAVDQQPYLQGYLAIDSLWLYKNNGNYMGGGEQPVLTGPAFVDKSNVDAVASFAAKGTR